One window from the genome of Plasmodium reichenowi strain SY57 chromosome 8, whole genome shotgun sequence encodes:
- a CDS encoding hypothetical protein (conserved Plasmodium protein, unknown function) — protein sequence MKISNYIFGRIIDCYSYVDKIKEHLEFNRIKKHFQDAHVLDKYLNNYKSKIEYYRGKIKKNVHSILRNNYICFEKNVDEDLIFVNRYVYYEIKNEDCIMICRKRLKRNFFKNKTEYIGKKKKDYIENKNIYDDDCDDYYDDYYNDYYNDYYYNSLEELKKRKYISRYISEVVVIFPSYFFIKHFKILRDFIFFFIIQRNNSPLNFCYIFKGTVRIDDRYIKEKITKSNISCILENICNEQLVLTNQLNKKKRRNKKLTNTELYNDIHLNVEQNKTVHYNNMCNYDIFKKYFINKRNNNIFGSSNFILPIINKCIFLKGGISNVEFLNFSKKDIFFFTTHIDKKYRCNQLFLNGPKCFKILIYEEKEEEYFLNLYKSKDNKKTFLLSGSHLNNKLFLLNLQKICSKKKNIIKNNYIIKQRKHLIIDMVKLISCRLRGKCFLENFYGYIVIICQGERNHVDIFSVSTKDINYFINKMSRKKYNNAKYVNNKKCLKNQKKKNHIGLEKYGNNICGNNIYGNNIYGNNTHSNNIYGNTTHRNNSHRNNNHRNNIHSNNTHRNNIYNNYYYYIFHCDHTKYRIKIRKIEIPIDSKIKKVATLKNCNLQDFDISKYGLVLYLYKYFLTPFICIIDLKNIYIKRCKKRADAVINNIVPCTNHNQFYKSNDLTKIMKIVYLPIKKGSISCGINNNFYSPFISFDICNTFINSIKLRLHLKKGVLCLLKNINNIEYNHFVCSSSCGLFESTYFKYDKELQKIFELHKNFCIKDVFLKTKDNKKIAITLVYKSKDNHHICYGDRNNITSRSMSRMDNINDCIKRIFDNSDGNYEKGNKNKKNREITNFFYYIKNEEKKINIENNKTRYVNNKTCCGNHNIYCDNNKTCDNNKTCDNNKTCDNHNLCCDNNFVDDSYYDKCSNNIFNDLPLIFDYNLLSEMNMESYENFNFVLNEKNNSLVPHFIYPSNTIIHVYPFYNEMNLCTYNDEYYFYLLNNFVISYFHLRGSGGLLCHKDEEVVRKKYMDKSKEKIKILDDFIQCINFLKYKNISNTEKISLYLYSNCGMIGGYILNCIFKIVKNIIFVNPLLDIFNNLTDSNNPHVPSEYLEFGSININDYNIKKNIHISLNKKNTNQIHFVYKKHRRGYYNNDFKRKTKYIKGRYLKGTHKIVKNNNNKKKKERNTYSMPYYLYTLCPYYNISPNYKEYFCNNSNVISKEVLSLNKDNNNIFFKNNILLYLNKYDIICSNYNSIKYFTKYIHHRNLTINYFYYYDDQNNGHNILDQSHKQHNNKLNFINFKNNNEQNENANFYISFSDKGGHSGYDSSSGYLNNMLDKIFLHFFIN from the coding sequence ATGAAAATtagtaattatatatttggtAGAATTATCGATTGTTATAGTTATgttgataaaataaaagaacaTTTAGAATTTaatagaataaaaaaacacTTTCAAGATGCTCATGTTCTTGATaaatatttgaataattataaaagtaaaatagAATATTATCGCGggaaaataaagaaaaatgtaCATTCAATATTGAGAAATAACTATATATGTTTTGAGAAAAATGTAGATGAGgatttaatttttgttaataggtatgtttattatgagataaaaaatgaagacTGTATTATGATATGTCGAAAAAGGTTGAAAAggaatttttttaaaaacaaaactGAATATataggaaaaaaaaaaaaggactatatagaaaataaaaatatatatgatgatgattgtgatgattattatgatgattattataatgattattataatgattattattataattcattagaagaattaaaaaagagaaaatatatatctagATATATATCAGAAGTAGTTGTTATATTTccttcatatttttttattaaacaTTTTAAGATTTTAAGggattttatatttttttttataattcaGAGAAATAATAGTCCTTTGaatttttgttatatatttaaaggGACCGTTCGTATTGATGATAGgtatataaaagaaaaaataactAAAAGTAATATTTCTTGTATTTTGGAAAATATTTGTAATGAACAATTAGTGTTAACAAATCAActgaataaaaaaaaaagaagaaataaaaaattaacaaaCACAGAATTGTATAATGATATACATTTGAATGttgaacaaaataaaactgttcattataataatatgtgtaactatgatatatttaagaaatattttataaataagagaaataataatatatttggaTCCTCTAACTTTATACTTCCTATTATTAATAAGTGTATTTTCCTCAAGGGAGGAATATCCAATGTCGaatttttgaatttttcaaaaaaagatatatttttttttacaacacatatagataaaaaatatagatgTAACCAATTATTTTTGAACGGGCCCAAGtgttttaaaatattaatatatgaagaaaaagaagaagaatattttttaaatctaTACAAAAGTAAAGATAACAAGAAAACTTTCCTTTTGAGTGGTAGTCATTTGAacaataaattatttttattgaaTCTCCAAAAGATATGctccaaaaaaaaaaatataataaaaaataattatataataaaacaaagAAAACATCTTATAATTGATATGGTTAAATTAATTTCATGTCGTTTAAGAGGAAAATGTTTTTTAGAAAATTTTTATGgatatattgttataatatGTCAAGGAGAAAGAAATCATGTAGACATATTTTCTGTATCTACTAAGgatattaattatttcataaataaaatgagcaggaaaaaatataataatgctaaatatgtgaataataaaaaatgtttaaaaaatcaaaaaaaaaaaaatcacATTGGTTTGGAGAAATatggtaataatatatgtggtaataatatatatggtaataatatatatggtaataatacacatagtaataatatatatggtaATACTACCCATAGGAATAATAGCCATAGGAATAATAACCATAggaataatatacatagtaataatacccataggaataatatatataataattattattattatatattccatTGTGATCATACAAAATATAGGATAAAGATAAGAAAAATCGAAATTCCTATAGattcaaaaataaaaaaagtggctactttaaaaaattgtaaCCTTCAAGATTTTGATATAAGTAAATATGGTTTAGTTctgtatttatataaatattttttaacaccttttatatgtataattgatttaaaaaatatatatatcaagAGATGTAAGAAAAGAGCGGATGCagttattaataatatagttCCATGTACAAATCATAACCAATTTTATAAATCTAATGATTTAACAAAGATTATGAAGATTGTTTATCTTCCTATAAAGAAAGGTAGTATATCATGTggtataaataataatttttatagtCCGTTTATTTCTTTTGATATATGTAATACTTTTATAAACAGCATAAAGTTAAGGttacatttaaaaaaaggagTCTTGtgtttattaaaaaatataaataatattgaatATAACCATTTTGTTTGTTCTTCTTCGTGTGGTTTATTTGAAAGTACTTATTTTAAGTATGATAAGgaattacaaaaaatttttGAACTTCATAAGAACTTTTGTATTAAAGatgtttttttaaaaacaaaggataataaaaaaattgcTATTACTTTAGTATATAAGAGTAAGGATAATCATCATATATGTTATGGTGATCGTAATAATATCACGAGTAGGAGTATGAGTCGAATggataatattaatgattGTATAAAGCGTATATTTGATAATAGTGATGGTAATTATGAGAAGGgaaataagaataaaaaaaataggGAAATtactaattttttttactatataaaaaatgaagaaaaaaaaataaatatagagaataataaaacgCGTTATGTTAACAACAAAACATGTTGTGgtaatcataatatatattgtgaTAATAACAAAACATGTGATAATAACAAAACGTGTGATAATAACAAAACGTGTGATAATCATAATTTATGCTGTGACAATAATTTTGTAGATGATTcatattatgataaatgtagtaataatatattcaatgATCTTCCACTAATTTTtgattataatttattatcagAAATGAATATGGAGAGCtatgaaaattttaattttgtaTTAAACGAAAAGAATAATTCGTTAGTTCctcattttatttatccTAGTAATACTATTATTCACGTATACCctttttataatgaaatGAATTTATGCACATACAACgatgaatattatttttatcttttaaacAACTTTGTAATATCTTATTTTCATCTTAGAGGTTCAGGAGGGTTATTGTGTCATAAGGATGAAGAAGTTgtgagaaaaaaatatatggaCAAAAGTAAggaaaagataaaaattCTTGATGATTTTATACAATGTATTAATTttcttaaatataaaaatataagtaaTACTGAAAAgatttctttatatttatattcaaatTGTGGAATGATAGGaggatatatattaaattgtatatttaaaattgtaaaaaatattatatttgttaatCCTTTATTAGATATTTTCAATAACTTAACCGATTCTAACAATCCACATGTACCTTCAGAATATTTAGAATTTGGATCGATCaatataaatgattataatataaaaaagaatatacatatatctTTAAATAAGAAGAATACTAATCaaattcattttgtttataaaaaacatCGTAGGGGATATTACAACAATGATTTTAAAAggaaaacaaaatatattaaaggTCGATATTTAAAAGGAACACACAAAAttgttaaaaataataataataaaaaaaaaaaagaaagaaataCATACAGTATGCCTTATTACTTATATACATTGTGtccatattataatatatccccaaattataaagaatatttttgtaataatagtaaCGTTATATCAAAGGAAGTGCTTTCTTTAAACaaggataataataatatctttttcaagaataatattcttttatatctaaacaaatatgatattatatgttctaattataattctataaaatattttacaaaatatatacatcaTAGAAATCTCacaataaattatttttattattatgatgatcAAAATAATGGTCATAATATACTAGATCAATCACATAAGCAACATAACAATAAATTGAACTTTATAAACttcaaaaataataatgaacaaaatgaaaatgcaaacttttatatttctttttcgGATAAGGGTGGGCATAGTGGATATGACTCTTCATCTGgttatttaaataatatgttggataaaatatttttacatttttttataaattaa
- a CDS encoding AP-3 complex subunit delta, putative, with protein MDNSFVELIKDIKKDDSINNLEKNYQKCVRYLKDLDKRKSNDKLFLMNSVVKEKSLVLLKLLYLQMFGRKIDKEHNFSVIQLLTCNKYFLKRRGFFFLNSISDNDDIIFLSINLFKKELYKDSISSIEQNVKSTVLSSLSNMGTKIIKENINIFNNMNTNNTINTINTNNMNSMNSMNSINSFHANNSVEPCNEKNKKNNFTGLLQDINTYNGHKVFNTFLILNSISNICTDMMSSNLYNDIFFLLNNSNVYIRKKTILCFYKLVISNLSILHTFFDLLKKNFISLYNNENTSYEKLPSDKVDYTFRNNTCLCCLIINVLAEIFSYLERRQMKYHNSPIRNNQYRERDLNLVGTNKKKNDEQVCVNNKSDYCDNTNYYNSMLKNNEKISHEVAAQKGEEISFENDNINNNNDTYGYIYGDTCCNNNFYNDEHDISNYLKKFLSFVPFIYNILNERLSIIDNWKLIKFIKFINKLVRYEYRIYKKFLPIIIHIFFTNKAKSVIFECYDFILFNYKKNYNVHIPNVDSYINTSVLSQHISGMFTHVGTSNGMKNVEEVRYNDKNNHNDHSVNHSNVDGNIQRTSSYNKHNRNNPENVVLSQEHINTYNIIHKEENNTKENNTVGTPFDKFLFYCFKQLLSSFFTEDTNIMYMTINLYKYLFIIPDIYEYFTRYNLLNEFSRNILKNFYHKDITIRKKLLYILYFLLNEKNFEQIVYSILIYLYNHHNNCYNNAESKPFDYADEYINVIINYCINNLNNVQNVNVYIFILFYLLCLKNHTKEYDILEHIHKINTKLKITHITTNFLSCIFIITYALGFIKDTLERNHLYVKNNKLKMNKLEMNKCIQKDDHNIKHKNMDTNGNIKINEHVCFNTNRYYASYNNIQVGNVFTNVMCCPSLKFNKNKENLINKLDNQDDSYFLDIISHYEEIYEYILINDIFNLKKEIKNFNILNKYDVFEYIIIILKLYDKIYPDAEYIECVRETLQNDDPLNVKREMKENYEHVKEKYDDKKIEMDKGGDNNNYNGIDNYNGSHNYGDNFSDNHIRTCEYLKCNKLDHIKVESFEYIIYFITIYLEETYDKIKEFKDMFFLKLFFFTLYLFFISYNSANILWNVIKIFMFFLQFEENHSLLLFYFYRCYTHLHYLIKKKNDVYNLDICILLKNILSLLLNTKKENYKTFNFYHYFNNTINIQENDNKHLNLNQPFKYDDSFFFFNNIILPKEQSGTTNKKNNKPIKNIKEDMDNNTYHIHSMKKQTKNNIHTSIKNELDILINKHKQYKEKWINTFPFYIIYQNDHFKLYLKHQTDNKQLILYIHLKNDTFILNNFNLYTSFNLINYNILHKYNTDYTNFNDDVQNYFYKYNITIQKKMDTYNHPINNKNFIQIENITRSIFISIIYDTYISDIKLCYDYFFNTQNGQNKGLLIIPYVKMDPLHLSTEDFKRVNSKNVMLRNMNYEITTEKNSNIYKLLFNYFLFLSQYLNISFFNMNNIFVNLKNEVQMNELRIIFCICESTKKSLSTLEDNIILLLNVKPQKKEESNMSYIYNIYLKMKILNNSQDDSNKLLDYFEFYIKQLFLQKIINIDFSF; from the exons ATGGATAATAGTTTTGTtgaattaataaaagatataaaaaaagatgaCAGCATTAATAATTTGGAAAAGAATTATCAAAAGTGTGTTAGATATTTGAAGGATTTGGATAAGAGGAAATCAAATGATAAGTTGTTTTTAATGAATTCAGTTGTTAAAGAGAAATCTTTAGTATTATTGAAATTATTATACTTACAAATGTTTGGAAGAAAAATTGATAAGGAACATAATTTTTCTGTAATTCAATTATTAAcatgtaataaatattttttaaaaaggcgtggttttttttttttgaatagTATTAGTGATAATGAcgatataatttttttatctataaatttatttaagaaggaattatataaagattCTATAAGTTCTATAGAACAAAATGTAAAAAGTACAGTATTGAGTTCTTTGTCCAATATGGGTACaaagataataaaagaaaatattaatatatttaacaaTATGAACACAAACAACACAATCAACACAATCAAcacaaataatatgaatagtATGAATAGTATGAATAGCATAAACAGTTTCCATGCTAATAATTCTGTTGAACCTtgtaatgaaaaaaataaaaaaaataatttcaCTGGCCTCCTTCAAGATATTAATACTTACAATGGTCACAAAGtttttaatacatttttaatattaaatagtATTAGTAATATATGTACCGATATGATGAGTAGTAATTTGTAcaatgatatatttttccttttaaataattcaaatgtatatattagGAAGAAAActattttatgtttttataaattagTAATATCAAATTTAAGCATTTTACATACTTTTTTTGatttgttaaaaaaaaattttatttcactctataataatgaaaacACATCCTATGAAAAATTACCTTCGGACAAAGTTGATTACACATTCAGAAATAACACTTGTTTGTGTtgtttaataattaatgTGCTCGCggaaatattttcatatcTGGAGAGAAGGCAAATGAAATATCACAACTCACCTATTAGAAACAATCAATATAGGGAAAGAGATCTTAATTTGGTGGGAAcgaataaaaaaaaaaacgatGAACAAGTTTgtgttaataataaaagtgaTTATTGTGATAATAcgaattattataatagtATGCTTAAGAATAATGAGAAAATCTCTCACGAGGTTGCAGCACAAAAGGGTGAGGAAATTAGTTTcgaaaatgataatattaataataataatgatacaTATGGTTATATTTATGGTGATACCtgttgtaataataatttttataatgatgaaCATGATATTTCtaattatttaaagaaatttttatcctttgttccatttatttataacataCTGAATGAAAGGTTAAGCATTATAGATAATTGGAAGCTAATTAAATtcattaaatttattaataaattagtAAGATATGAATAcagaatatataaaaagttCCTACCcataattattcatatctTCTTTACAAACAAAGCAAAGAGTGTTATTTTTGAATGCTACGattttatactttttaattataagaaaaattataacgTGCATATTCCTAATGTTGATAgttatattaatacatcTGTGTTATCTCAGCATATATCTGGTATGTTTACACATGTGGGCACATCCAACGGTATGAAGAATGTTGAGGAGGTAAgatataatgataaaaataatcataatgaCCATAGTGTCAACCATAGTAATGTTGATGGTAATATCCAAAGAACCAGTAGTTATAATAAACACAATAGGAACAATCCAGAAAATGTTGTATTATCACaagaacatataaatacatacaatattattcataaagaagaaaacaATACCAAAGAAAACAATACTGTTGGAACACCCTTtgataaatttttattttattgttttaaacaattattatcatctttttttacagaagatacaaatattatgtacatGACCATTaatttgtataaatatctttttattattccggatatatatgaatattttacacggtacaatttattaaatgaattttctagaaatattttaaaaaatttttacCACAAAGATATAACGATAAGAAAAaagttattatatatattatattttttattaaatgaaaaaaatttcgAACAAATTGTTTATAGCATATTGatctatttatataatcatcACAATAATTGTTATAATAACGCAGAATCGAAACCATTTGATTATGCcgatgaatatattaatgttataattaattattgtattaataatttaaataatgtacaaaatgtaaatgtctatatttttatattattttatttattatgtttaaaaaatcatacaaaagaatatgatatacttgaacatatacataaaataaatacaaaattaaaaataacacACATCACAACGAATTTTTTAAgttgtatatttattataacatatGCATTAGGATTTATAAAAGACACTCTAGAAAGAaatcatttatatgtaaaaaataacaaattaaaaatgaacaaattAGAAATGAACAAATGTATACAAAAGGatgatcataatataaaacataaaaatatggaCACAAATggtaatataaaaatcaaTGAACATGTATGTTTTAATACAAATAGGTATTATGCttcttataataatatacaagTAGGAAACGTTTTTACGAACGTAATGTGTTGTCCTTCTCTTAAgtttaataaaaacaagGAAAATCTTATAAACAAATTAGATAATCAGGATGATAGTTATTTTCTTGACATCATTTCACATTATGAAGAAATATACgaatatatacttataaacgatatttttaatttaaaaaaagaaataaaaaatttcaatatattaaataaatatgatgtatttgaatatattattattattttaaaattatatgataaaatatatccTGATGCAGAGTACATCGAATGTGTACGAGAAACATTACAGAATGACGATCCTTTAAATGTAAAAAGAGAAatgaaagaaaattatgaacacgtaaaagaaaaatatgatgataagAAGATAGAAATGGATAAAGGtggtgataataataattataatggTATCGATAATTATAATGGTAGCCATAATTATGGCGATAATTTTAGCGATAATCATATTAGAACATgtgaatatttaaaatgtaACAAATTAGATCATATAAAAGTAGAATcatttgaatatataatatacttTATTACCATTTATTTAGAAGAAActtatgataaaataaaagaatttaaagatatgttttttttaaaactatttttttttacattatatttattttttatatcatataattcagcaaatatattatggaatgtgatcaaaatatttatgttcTTTTTACAGTTTGAGGAAAATCATTCTCTTCTActtttctatttttatcGATGTTATACACATCTccattatttaataaagaaaaaaaatgatgtaTACAATTTggatatatgtattttattaaaaaatatattatctttattattaaataccaaaaaagaaaattataaaaccTTTAATTTCtatcattattttaataatacaataaataTCCAAGAAAATGATAACAAACATTTGAATTTAAACCAACCttttaaatatgatgattcttttttcttttttaataacataatattaCCTAAAGAACAATCTGGAacaacaaataaaaaaaataataaacctataaagaatataaaagagGATATGGATAATAATACGTACCATATACATAGTATGAAAAAACAAAccaaaaataatatacatacaagtataaaaaatgaacttgatattttaataaataaacataaacaatataaagaaaaatggATTAACAcatttcctttttatataatttatcaaaatgatcattttaaattatatttaaaacatCAAACAGATAATAAacaattaattttatatatacacttaaaaaatgataCCTTTATACTCAATAATTTCAATTTATATAcatcatttaatttaataaattataatatattacataaatataatactGATTATACCAATTTTAATGATGATGTgcaaaattatttttataaatataatatcacCATTCAAAAAAAGATGGATACTTATAATCATCCtattaataacaaaaattttatacaaatagaaaatataactaggtctatttttatatctataatatatgatacATATATCTCAGATATAAAATTGTGTTATGactatttttttaatactCAAAATGGGCAAAATAAAGGGTTACTTATAATACCTTATGTAAAAATGGATCCCCTCCATTTATCGACGGAAGACTTTAAAAGG GTTAATAGTAAAAACGTAATGTTAAGAAATATGAACTACGAAATAACCACCGAGAAAAATAGCAACATTTATAAACTGCTGTtcaattattttttatttttatcacaatatttgaatatatctttttttaacatgaacaatatttttgttaatttaaaaaatgaagtacaaatgaatgaattaagaattattttttgtatatgCGAAAGTACGAAAAAGAGTTTGAGCACTTTAGAAG ATAACATtatcttattattaaatgtgAAACCTcagaaaaaagaagaaagtAATATgtcttatatttataatatttatttaaaaatgaaaattttaaataattcaCAGGATGATAGTAACAAGCTTCTTGATTATTTCGAGTTTTATATCAAacaattatttttacaaaaaataataaatattgaCTTTTCATTCTGA
- a CDS encoding plasmepsin X, with amino-acid sequence MKRISPLNTLFYLSLFFSYTFKGLKCTRIYKIGTKALPCSKCHDVFDCTGCLFEEKESSHVIPLKLNKKKPNDHKKLQKHHESLKLGDVKYYVNRGEGISGSLGTSSGNTLDDMDLINEEINKKRTNAQLDEKNFLDFTTYNKNKTQDISDHLSDIQKHVYEQDAQKGNKNFTNNEFNPNNENNSDNSSIEKNFIALENKNATVEQTKENIFLVPLKHLRDSQFVGELLVGTPPQTIYPIFDTGSTNVWVVTTACEEESCKKVRRYDPNKSKTFRRSFIEKNLHIVFGSGSISGSVGTDTFMLGKHLVRNQTFGLVESESNDNKNSGDNIFDYISFEGIVGLGFPGMLSAGNIPFFDNLLKQNPNVDPQFSFYISPYDGKSTLIIGGISKSFYEGDIYMLPVLKESYWEVKLDELYIGKERICCDEESYVIFDTGTSYNTMPSSQMKTFLNLIHSTACTEQNYKDILKSYPIIKYVFGELIIELHPEEYMILNDDVCMPAYMQIDVPSERNHAYLLGSLSFMRNFFTVFVRGTESRPSMVGIARAKSKN; translated from the coding sequence ATGAAACGCATTAGCCCTCTAAACAcccttttttatttaagtttatttttttcatacaCATTTAAAGGGTTAAAATGCACcagaatatataaaatcgGAACGAAAGCGTTACCGTGTTCTAAGTGTCACGATGTATTTGATTGTACCGGATGTTTATTCGAGGAAAAAGAATCTTCTCATGTGATACCtttaaaattaaacaaGAAGAAACCAAACGATCATAAAAAGTTACAAAAACATCATGAGTCTCTAAAATTAGGGGAcgtaaaatattatgtaaacAGAGGAGAAGGAATTTCCGGAAGTTTAGGAACGTCATCTGGTAATACATTAGATGATATGgatttaataaatgaagaaataaataaaaaacgAACAAATGCACAATTAGATGAAAAAAACTTTTTAGATTTTACTAcgtataataaaaataaaacacaAGATATATCTGACCATTTATCTGATATTCAGAAACATGTGTATGAACAAGATGCTCAAAAgggaaataaaaattttacaAATAATGAATTTAATCCAAATAATGAAAACAATTCAGATAATAGTTCGATTGAAAAGAATTTTATTGctttagaaaataaaaacgCTACAGTAGAAcaaacaaaagaaaatatttttctagTACCCTTAAAACATTTAAGAGATAGCCAATTTGTAGGAGAATTATTAGTTGGTACTCCCCCTCAAACTATATATCCAATATTTGATACAGGAAGTACAAATGTATGGGTAGTGACAACAGCTTGTGAAGAAGAGTCTTGTAAAAAAGTCCGAAGATATGATCCTAATAAATCAAAAACATTTAGGAGATCatttatagaaaaaaatttacacATAGTATTTGGATCCGGTTCTATATCAGGTTCTGTAGGTACAGATACATTTATGTTAGGAAAGCACCTAGTAAGAAATCAGACTTTTGGATTAGTAGAGAGTGAAtcaaatgataataaaaatagtggggataatatatttgattatatatcatttgaAGGTATAGTAGGCTTAGGATTTCCAGGAATGTTATCAGCTGGGAATATACCCTTTTttgataatttattaaaacaGAATCCAAATGTAGATCCTcaattttctttttatatatctcCTTATGATGGGAAGTCAACTTTAATAATTGGTGGGATTAGTAAATCATTTTACGAGGgggatatatatatgttacCGGTGTTAAAAGAATCCTACTGGGAAGTAAAATTAgatgaattatatattggTAAAGAAAGAATATGTTGTGATGAAGAAAGTTACGTTATATTTGACACAGGTACATCTTATAATACAATGCCTAGTAGCCAGATGAAAACATTTTTGAATCTAATACATTCAACTGCATGTACTGAACAAAACTAcaaagatatattaaaatcatatcctataattaaatatgtttttgGTGAGCTAATCATTGAATTACATCCAGAAGAATATATGATTTTAAACGACGATGTGTGTATGCCTGCCTACATGCAAATCGATGTACCATCTGAAAGAAACCATGCATACTTATTAGGCAGTTTATCTTTTATGAGGAATTTTTTTACGGTATTTGTACGAGGCACAGAAAGTAGACCTTCTATGGTTGGAATAGCAAGAGCAAAAAGTAAAAACTAG